One window of Candidatus Binatia bacterium genomic DNA carries:
- the metF gene encoding methylenetetrahydrofolate reductase [NAD(P)H] has translation MRVCELLNGARPVFSFEFFPPKTPQGEEVLFKTIAALRPLRPGFVSVTYGAGGSTREKTLEWVSRIKHEMGIEAVAHLTCVGASRGEIGEILHRIQALGIENVLALRGDPPRDAPRFEPPVNGFAHASELVRFIRDQGFSFCLGGAAYPEGHIEAPDLDTDLFYLERKVAAGVDFLITQLFFDNEFFFRFQDRARAAGIRVPIIPGIMPITNVSQIERFTQLCGASIPAGLRSRLDAVRDDDRAVRAIGIEHAIAQCEALLEAGVPGIHFYTLNQSPATRAIVEHLRSRI, from the coding sequence ATGCGTGTCTGCGAACTGCTGAACGGGGCTCGACCGGTATTCTCTTTTGAGTTTTTTCCGCCCAAGACACCACAGGGAGAAGAAGTGCTCTTCAAAACGATCGCGGCCCTTCGCCCGCTGCGACCGGGGTTTGTCTCGGTTACCTACGGTGCCGGTGGTAGCACGAGAGAAAAGACGCTGGAGTGGGTCAGCCGGATCAAGCACGAGATGGGGATCGAGGCTGTCGCGCACTTGACCTGCGTTGGAGCAAGCCGCGGGGAGATTGGGGAAATTTTGCACCGCATCCAGGCATTGGGAATCGAGAACGTTCTGGCCTTACGTGGAGATCCCCCGCGCGACGCACCTCGTTTTGAGCCGCCGGTGAACGGCTTTGCACACGCATCCGAGCTCGTCCGCTTTATTCGCGACCAAGGCTTCTCTTTTTGTCTTGGCGGAGCAGCATACCCCGAAGGCCACATCGAGGCACCTGACTTGGACACAGACCTCTTTTACCTCGAACGGAAGGTTGCTGCCGGGGTCGATTTCCTGATAACTCAACTCTTCTTCGACAATGAATTCTTCTTCCGCTTTCAAGACCGTGCGCGAGCTGCAGGCATTCGCGTGCCCATCATTCCGGGAATCATGCCGATCACCAACGTGAGCCAAATCGAGCGATTCACACAACTCTGCGGGGCCAGCATCCCGGCGGGGCTCCGCTCCCGCTTGGATGCAGTACGCGACGACGATCGCGCAGTGCGAGCCATTGGGATCGAGCATGCGATCGCCCAGTGTGAAGCACTCCTCGAAGCGGGTGTGCCGGGTATTCACTTCTATACGCTCAACCAGTCACCGGCGACGCGTGCGATCGTGGAACATCTCCGCTCCAGGATCTGA
- the thrC gene encoding threonine synthase, translating into MSEYSAWFECINGCPQRFSLFEIIYRCPTCGDLLDVQHDMEALRRRSAAAWMKLFDERYRRNDFPYGSGVWGKKEWVVPFIANENIVSTYEGGTNLLWAERYGKMLGVEDLWVKQCGNSHTGSFKDLGMTVLVSVVKQMIAEGQNIAAIACASTGDTSAALANYCAAAGIPAVVLLPRNKVSPAQLVQPIANGALVVSLDTDFDGCMALVQEITKEKTVYLANSMNSLRLEGQKTVAIELVQQFDWEVPDWIVIPGGNLGNVSALGKGFLMMKELGLIQKLPRIAVAQAANANPLYLSYLDNFRSFKPVQAKKTLASAIQIGNPVSYKRAIKVLQQFDGVVEQATEAELADEAALADRTGMFNCPHTGVALAVFRKLVERKIIRSNQRVVVISTAHGLKFSEQKTAYHQGQIPGIQPKYANHPLELPPDVRKVVDAIRRFADKVRLMEA; encoded by the coding sequence ATGAGCGAATACAGTGCTTGGTTCGAATGTATTAACGGCTGTCCGCAACGATTTAGTTTGTTCGAGATTATCTACCGCTGTCCCACGTGCGGGGATTTGCTCGACGTGCAACACGACATGGAGGCCCTGCGGCGCCGCTCCGCAGCCGCCTGGATGAAACTGTTCGACGAGCGCTACCGCCGCAATGACTTTCCCTACGGCTCCGGGGTGTGGGGAAAGAAAGAGTGGGTCGTGCCGTTTATTGCCAACGAGAACATCGTGTCGACATACGAGGGCGGCACGAACCTCCTTTGGGCCGAACGCTACGGGAAAATGCTCGGCGTGGAGGACCTGTGGGTCAAACAGTGCGGGAATTCACACACTGGATCCTTCAAAGACCTGGGCATGACCGTGCTCGTCTCCGTCGTCAAGCAAATGATTGCCGAAGGGCAAAACATTGCGGCCATTGCTTGTGCCTCGACCGGTGATACCTCCGCCGCGTTGGCCAATTACTGTGCCGCAGCGGGTATTCCCGCGGTCGTGCTTCTGCCCCGGAACAAGGTGTCGCCAGCGCAGTTGGTCCAACCGATCGCCAACGGTGCTCTGGTAGTCAGCCTGGACACTGACTTCGATGGTTGCATGGCCCTCGTGCAAGAGATCACCAAAGAAAAAACTGTCTACCTCGCCAACTCAATGAACAGCTTGCGCCTCGAAGGGCAAAAGACCGTGGCCATTGAACTGGTGCAGCAATTCGACTGGGAGGTTCCGGATTGGATCGTGATCCCCGGGGGTAACCTCGGTAACGTTAGCGCCTTGGGCAAAGGCTTTTTGATGATGAAGGAGCTCGGCTTGATCCAAAAGCTGCCTCGCATCGCCGTAGCGCAAGCCGCCAATGCCAACCCACTGTACCTTTCCTACCTAGATAACTTCCGCTCGTTTAAGCCTGTGCAAGCCAAAAAGACCTTGGCCAGCGCGATCCAGATCGGGAACCCTGTCAGTTACAAACGCGCCATCAAGGTGCTGCAGCAGTTCGATGGCGTTGTGGAACAAGCAACCGAAGCGGAACTTGCCGATGAAGCGGCGCTGGCGGACCGGACAGGAATGTTCAACTGCCCCCACACTGGAGTGGCCCTGGCGGTTTTTCGCAAACTCGTAGAGCGCAAGATCATTCGCTCAAACCAACGCGTGGTGGTGATCTCGACTGCACATGGGCTCAAGTTCTCCGAACAAAAAACGGCCTATCACCAGGGGCAGATTCCGGGCATCCAGCCCAAATACGCGAACCACCCGCTCGAGCTACCGCCGGACGTTCGCAAAGTCGTCGACGCGATCCGGAGATTTGCCGACAAAGTCCGACTCATGGAGGCCTAA
- a CDS encoding TolC family protein, whose translation MIASRFIPAALLVALFWMLTPELSAEPVRLTVDAAIQRALQVNSDLAADSKQLDIAQAALRRSAARFPSNPYLSLGASRRAETGGRPNVFVFLSQEVEVAGQRAARLRAAQHNLQQESWNLAQKRIALAADVKTAFTKVLSCDQRREVIREQLEVARKLRELATVERATLSERIDQNNAALQMARYERELWSTEEEREAELDALRRLLALDWSQEVELEGQLSADIRLLPAVNILVNQAKAQRADLQAFKEALAAADAQIEVYRRERVPNVTLSASYSRFDSSDFGGGDVGLSLPLFQTKEADIQEAVAQRQKIALQMEDLERSVERDVQQAYRAYISAAREVRLFTEQLLPLAEENVRLQERLLQRDEANRSEWLAQKLDALELRKDFAEALQKLHLAGAELERAVGGDLAGEQSHPGPSPGP comes from the coding sequence ATGATTGCCAGTCGCTTCATACCTGCCGCGTTGCTCGTTGCTCTGTTCTGGATGCTGACACCCGAGCTATCCGCCGAGCCGGTGCGCCTCACTGTTGACGCTGCGATTCAACGCGCTCTGCAGGTGAACTCCGACCTGGCGGCCGACTCAAAGCAGCTGGACATTGCGCAAGCCGCTCTACGACGCTCTGCCGCCCGCTTCCCAAGCAACCCCTACCTTAGCCTCGGTGCTTCCCGGCGCGCGGAAACCGGGGGTCGCCCCAACGTGTTTGTCTTCCTTTCTCAGGAGGTCGAGGTTGCAGGCCAGCGTGCTGCGCGGCTACGTGCCGCTCAGCACAATCTGCAACAGGAAAGTTGGAACCTGGCCCAAAAGCGCATAGCGTTGGCTGCCGATGTGAAAACCGCGTTCACGAAGGTTCTGAGCTGCGACCAGCGGCGCGAGGTGATTCGCGAGCAACTGGAGGTTGCGCGCAAACTGAGAGAGCTCGCTACGGTGGAGCGCGCCACGTTGAGCGAACGGATCGACCAGAACAACGCAGCCTTACAGATGGCCCGCTACGAGCGTGAGCTGTGGTCGACAGAGGAGGAGCGGGAGGCGGAACTGGACGCCCTTCGGCGATTGCTGGCACTTGATTGGTCGCAAGAAGTTGAGCTCGAAGGCCAACTCAGCGCCGACATTCGCCTTCTGCCAGCGGTCAATATTCTGGTTAACCAAGCTAAGGCTCAACGGGCCGATCTCCAGGCATTTAAAGAAGCCCTGGCCGCTGCCGACGCGCAAATTGAGGTATACCGACGGGAGCGTGTTCCCAACGTGACGTTGTCTGCATCCTATTCGCGCTTCGATAGTAGCGACTTTGGCGGCGGGGATGTCGGGTTGAGTCTGCCGCTGTTTCAAACCAAGGAAGCAGACATTCAAGAAGCGGTTGCGCAACGCCAAAAGATCGCGCTGCAAATGGAAGACCTGGAACGCAGCGTCGAACGTGACGTACAGCAAGCTTATCGAGCTTACATCTCCGCCGCGCGCGAAGTCCGCCTGTTCACCGAGCAGTTGCTCCCTTTGGCGGAGGAAAACGTTCGCCTTCAAGAACGCCTGCTCCAAAGAGACGAGGCGAATCGCTCGGAATGGCTCGCACAGAAGCTTGACGCGCTCGAACTACGAAAGGATTTTGCAGAAGCGCTACAAAAGCTGCACCTCGCTGGTGCGGAACTAGAACGAGCTGTCGGAGGTGACCTTGCCGGGGAGCAAAGCCACCCTGGCCCCTCCCCGGGCCCTTGA
- a CDS encoding aminotransferase class I/II-fold pyridoxal phosphate-dependent enzyme has protein sequence MEEPQRNGGGPSTRAVHAGESRTKLAHAITEPIVQTATYTFANSAEIADHFEGRIQREEYGRYGNPTQRVAEKKIAALEGAEDGLLFSSGMAAITTTLFAMLAKGAHVVVTDDAYRRTRQFLHQVLRRYGVEVSTVPAGDYERMEEAVRQTTRLIFSESPTNPYNRVLDLEKVADIGRRHRVKTIIDSTFATPINQRPLDFGIDVVIHSATKYLGGHNDLLAGVVCGSADLISGIRDLQGITGAVVDPFAAYLLIRGLKTLALRVERQNANATRIAEFLARHPKVERVHYPGLPTHPEHEVARRQMKGFGGVVSFEVRGDLATASRVVDACKIPRIAPSLGGVESLIEQPALMSFYELTTEERLQMGIRDNLIRYSVGIEDADDLIADLAQALDQA, from the coding sequence ATGGAAGAACCGCAGCGAAACGGTGGCGGGCCAAGCACCCGCGCTGTGCACGCGGGCGAAAGCCGTACCAAGCTTGCCCACGCCATTACGGAACCGATCGTCCAGACTGCCACATACACTTTCGCAAACTCAGCGGAAATCGCCGATCACTTTGAGGGCCGGATTCAACGGGAGGAATACGGCCGTTACGGTAACCCCACGCAACGCGTAGCCGAGAAGAAGATCGCGGCACTGGAGGGTGCGGAAGACGGACTGTTGTTTTCCAGCGGCATGGCCGCCATCACGACAACTCTCTTTGCCATGCTTGCCAAAGGTGCTCACGTCGTTGTGACAGACGACGCCTATCGCCGTACACGCCAGTTCTTGCACCAGGTGCTCCGCCGCTACGGAGTCGAGGTCTCGACTGTACCCGCTGGAGACTACGAGCGCATGGAAGAAGCGGTGCGGCAAACTACGCGGCTGATCTTCAGCGAATCGCCGACAAACCCCTACAATCGAGTGCTGGATTTAGAGAAGGTGGCGGACATTGGCCGGCGGCATCGCGTGAAGACCATCATCGACTCCACGTTTGCCACACCCATTAACCAGCGCCCGCTCGACTTTGGAATCGACGTGGTGATCCATTCAGCAACAAAATACTTGGGTGGACACAACGACCTGCTCGCCGGGGTGGTGTGTGGGTCGGCGGATTTGATTTCCGGAATTCGCGATTTGCAAGGCATCACTGGAGCTGTCGTCGATCCGTTCGCTGCCTACCTGTTGATCCGCGGCCTAAAAACTTTGGCTCTTCGCGTCGAGCGGCAAAACGCAAACGCAACCCGGATCGCGGAGTTTCTGGCCCGCCACCCAAAAGTCGAACGGGTGCACTACCCAGGGCTGCCGACACACCCGGAACACGAGGTCGCACGCCGACAAATGAAAGGCTTTGGCGGTGTGGTCTCCTTCGAAGTGCGCGGCGACTTAGCGACGGCCTCCCGCGTGGTCGACGCGTGCAAAATTCCGCGCATTGCGCCATCTCTAGGAGGCGTGGAAAGTCTCATCGAGCAACCTGCCCTGATGAGCTTCTACGAATTGACCACTGAGGAGCGGCTACAAATGGGCATCCGCGATAACCTTATTCGTTACTCCGTAGGAATCGAGGACGCCGACGACCTCATTGCCGATCTCGCCCAAGCTCTCGATCAGGCGTGA
- a CDS encoding Rne/Rng family ribonuclease, with translation MAKVMLINVTHAEESRVAIVADGTLVSFEIESCNREHLKGNIYKGLVQRVQPGLEAAFVDIGAERNAFLPLDEICFRHLPQPLRLATNGERRRPRIQELLKPGDELLVQIVKEQFGSKPPTLTTFYSLPGRFLVLLPGSDESGISRRIEGADRVRVRELIDKLHPPEGFGIIVRTVVGFDPGLADLQRDLTYLLRLWESIQQAAAQTKAPSLVYREHDLVLRNIRDYFTPDIDEIYVDNEEVFERARKFLRDVLPEKEGALRLYQGDKPIFSYFNIESQIESIYKRRVPLKSGGYIVIDGTEALTAIDVNSGRSVRGANQEETAFRTNLEAAVEIARQLRLRDLGGLIVIDFIDMRNPQHITEVEKALRTAMFEDKARHEVGRISHFGLLEVSRQRLRPAATATTYVTCPMCDGYGLVRTVESAALVALRKVHNRVAQADVGSLRVAVPADVALYLLNQKREDLAQLERRYNVKIVVAPKTDLMPHQCEIEVKPRAAVPAVDAGSGLRPGGVTLEVANAPMGSAGADGNIPTAIEGGGSTSEPRTDAVAEAPVIAASGSVGADATRQAKRRRRRGRRRGKGRLAAAAIQEGLSVFAAHVSAPLGEATDHFTEGKALQEAEESGEASRATEEAVESRADGFGFPATEEVVEHETSASAQVPSDAGAERIVAVGDETPEDLAVRGPISGSAEEEERAPLAADSSDDATSAGAEELTPPSEAAVDQPATSGRRRARKAPTKETRARRTTKKGERVTKVPRRTSPAGVETATGAPGKKTAGAKKGEEKKSSSRGRRKKQLVEHPEPDS, from the coding sequence ATGGCCAAAGTCATGTTGATCAACGTCACCCACGCGGAAGAAAGCCGTGTGGCCATCGTGGCAGACGGGACGTTGGTTTCGTTCGAGATTGAGTCGTGTAATCGAGAGCACCTGAAAGGCAACATCTACAAAGGTCTAGTGCAACGAGTGCAGCCCGGGTTAGAGGCGGCATTCGTTGATATTGGAGCAGAGCGCAATGCATTTTTGCCTCTAGATGAGATTTGCTTTAGGCACCTCCCCCAGCCCCTGCGCCTTGCGACGAATGGGGAACGACGCCGCCCACGGATTCAAGAGCTGCTGAAGCCTGGGGATGAGCTGCTGGTGCAAATTGTGAAGGAGCAGTTCGGCAGCAAGCCGCCAACGCTCACCACGTTTTACTCGCTGCCCGGCAGGTTTCTGGTACTCCTGCCTGGCTCGGACGAATCCGGAATTTCCCGCCGGATCGAAGGGGCGGACCGGGTGCGCGTTCGGGAACTGATTGACAAACTGCACCCGCCAGAAGGCTTCGGCATCATCGTGCGCACGGTGGTCGGCTTCGACCCCGGCCTAGCTGACCTGCAGCGTGATCTCACATACCTCTTGCGCTTGTGGGAAAGCATCCAGCAGGCGGCGGCACAAACGAAAGCACCCTCCTTGGTGTACCGGGAGCACGATCTCGTATTGCGCAACATCCGCGACTACTTCACCCCGGACATTGACGAGATTTATGTCGACAACGAGGAGGTGTTCGAGCGGGCGCGAAAATTCTTGCGCGACGTACTGCCGGAGAAAGAAGGGGCCTTGCGTCTGTACCAGGGGGACAAGCCGATTTTCTCGTACTTCAACATCGAGTCCCAAATCGAGTCGATTTACAAGCGGCGGGTGCCGCTTAAATCTGGCGGGTACATCGTGATCGATGGCACTGAAGCGCTGACCGCGATCGACGTAAACTCCGGGCGATCGGTGCGGGGCGCCAATCAGGAGGAAACTGCTTTCCGAACGAATCTCGAGGCTGCCGTGGAGATCGCTCGCCAGCTCCGCTTGCGCGACCTCGGTGGTTTAATCGTGATTGATTTTATTGACATGCGCAATCCGCAGCACATCACCGAGGTAGAGAAGGCTCTCCGAACAGCGATGTTTGAAGACAAGGCGCGGCATGAAGTCGGGCGGATCTCGCACTTCGGCCTTCTCGAAGTTTCCCGGCAGCGGCTTCGCCCGGCGGCCACCGCAACGACCTACGTGACGTGTCCGATGTGCGACGGTTATGGACTCGTGCGCACGGTGGAATCTGCGGCATTAGTGGCCCTACGTAAAGTGCATAATCGGGTGGCCCAAGCAGACGTCGGTTCGTTACGCGTCGCAGTGCCAGCCGACGTGGCTTTGTACCTTTTGAACCAGAAGCGCGAGGATCTGGCACAGTTGGAGCGCCGCTACAACGTGAAGATCGTGGTCGCCCCTAAGACAGATCTGATGCCTCATCAGTGCGAAATCGAGGTCAAACCTCGGGCAGCGGTGCCAGCAGTGGATGCTGGCAGCGGGTTGCGACCGGGAGGAGTTACGCTCGAGGTCGCAAACGCTCCGATGGGGAGTGCTGGGGCGGATGGCAACATACCCACGGCGATCGAAGGAGGGGGTTCGACTTCGGAGCCTCGCACCGATGCCGTCGCCGAAGCACCGGTGATAGCGGCATCCGGCTCGGTAGGGGCTGATGCAACGCGCCAAGCCAAGCGCCGGAGGAGGCGTGGTCGCCGTCGCGGTAAGGGTCGTCTTGCGGCTGCTGCCATTCAAGAGGGCCTGAGCGTATTCGCTGCCCACGTCTCGGCCCCTTTGGGAGAAGCGACGGATCACTTCACAGAGGGGAAGGCGCTGCAGGAGGCTGAGGAGAGCGGCGAGGCGTCTAGGGCTACGGAGGAGGCTGTCGAGTCTCGAGCCGATGGTTTCGGCTTTCCTGCAACAGAAGAAGTTGTGGAACATGAGACCTCCGCTTCAGCGCAAGTGCCTTCAGACGCCGGAGCCGAGCGGATCGTGGCGGTTGGCGACGAAACGCCAGAGGATCTTGCGGTTCGTGGACCAATCTCGGGCAGTGCAGAAGAAGAGGAAAGAGCGCCGTTGGCGGCAGATTCTTCTGATGATGCCACGAGTGCTGGAGCTGAAGAGCTGACGCCTCCCAGCGAGGCTGCTGTGGATCAGCCCGCCACGAGCGGTAGGCGACGAGCTCGCAAAGCGCCGACCAAAGAAACGAGGGCTCGCCGTACCACGAAGAAAGGAGAGCGTGTTACAAAGGTGCCTCGCCGGACGAGCCCCGCAGGAGTCGAAACAGCTACAGGGGCCCCGGGGAAAAAGACGGCGGGTGCGAAGAAGGGCGAGGAAAAGAAAAGCTCGAGCCGGGGGCGAAGGAAGAAGCAACTGGTCGAGCACCCGGAACCGGATTCATAG